The Deltaproteobacteria bacterium DNA window CAAGAAGGTGCTGCTCGACGTGAAGGGGAGTGTAGAGGGGGGCACCACCTTCGCCGACGCCCTGGGCAAGCACCCCAAGGTCTTCGACCAGCTCTTCGTCAACCTCGTCGCCGCCGGCGAGGTGGGCGGCATCCTCGACACCATACTCAACCGGCTGTCGAGCTTCATGGAGAAGAGCGAGAAGCTCAAGGGCGAGATCAAGGGCGCGCTCACCTACCCGGTGGTCGTCATCATCATCGCCTGCCTCGTCGTCTCCGGCCTCCTCATATGGGTCGTGCCCATCTTCGAGGACATGTTCGCCGGCTTCGGCAAGGCCCTGCCGGCCCCGACCCAGGTGGTCGTCAACATGAGCGACTTCCTGCAGTCGAGCTGGCACATGATACTCGGCGGACTCGCCGTCGTCGTGGTCGGCATAAGGCAGGCCTACAAGACCGAAAGGGGCAGGCAGGCGCTCGACGCCCTGGTGCTCAAGCTGCCGGTCTTCGGGGACCTGCTGCGCAAGACCGCCGTTGCGAGGTTCACCAGGACGCTGGGCACCATGATGTCCAGCGGCGTGCCCATCCTCGAGGGCCTCGAGATAGTGGCCAAGACGGCCGGCAACGTGGTCATAGAGGATGCGGTCATGAAGGCGCGGGCCTCGTTGAGCGAAGGAAAGACGCTGGCCGAGCCGCTGGGCGAGACCAAGGTCTTCCCCGGCATGGTCATCCAG harbors:
- a CDS encoding type II secretion system F family protein, whose protein sequence is MPTFVYTGKSSTGEVKKGEISAASIAQATAALRRQQIIPTSLTEKKSGLAALSEIKLPGMTRKVTTKEIVVFTRQFATMIDAGLPLVQCLEILSDQQENPEFKKVLLDVKGSVEGGTTFADALGKHPKVFDQLFVNLVAAGEVGGILDTILNRLSSFMEKSEKLKGEIKGALTYPVVVIIIACLVVSGLLIWVVPIFEDMFAGFGKALPAPTQVVVNMSDFLQSSWHMILGGLAVVVVGIRQAYKTERGRQALDALVLKLPVFGDLLRKTAVARFTRTLGTMMSSGVPILEGLEIVAKTAGNVVIEDAVMKARASLSEGKTLAEPLGETKVFPGMVIQMIAVGESTGAMDAMLGKIADFYEDEVDAAVKALTSLIEPLLMAFLGIVVGGLVIALYLPIFQLAGAAGG